The following is a genomic window from Chloroflexota bacterium.
CGTGGCCACCAGGTTACCGAGGAGGATACTCGCAGCAGCCAGGCCCGCCACGATGGGTCGCCAATCATCCAGCGCAGGGCCGAAGGCCAGGGAGAAGAGGCGCAGAAGCAGGGCGAAGCTCACGGCCTTGGAGACGACCGCCAGGTAGCCGGTCACCGGAGTCGGCGCGCCTTCATAGACATCGGGCGCCCACATGTGGAAGGGGACGGCCGTGACCTTGAAGCCGAAGCCGACGAGGACGAGGACGATGCCCGCGACCAAGGCGATCTGCGAATCGGCCCCGCTGTCCAGCGCAGCGGCGATCTCCGCGAAGACCGTCGTGCCCGTCGCGCCATAGATGAGACTGATGCCGTAAAGGAGCATCGCGGAGGAGAAGGCGCCGATCAGGATGTATTTGATGCCCGCTTCGACGGACTTGGGGCGGGTAAAGTTATATCCGGCAAGGATGTAGAGACAGAAGCTGAAAAGCTCCAGGGAGATGTAGGCGGTGAGCAGCTCTCCGGCGGAGACCATCGCCATCATCGCGAGGATGGAGAAGAGGAGGAGGCCGTAGAACTCGCCGGGATGAGTGAGCTTGACGCGAACGTGCTCCACGGAGGCCAGCACCATGGATGCGCCCGCCGTCAAGAGGAAGATCTTGAAGAAGGCGGCGTAGCGGTCTATAAGGAAGAGGCCGCCGTACTGCTCGGCATCCTCGCCTGCCACAGGGAAGACGGTCGCGATGGCGCCGAGTATGCCGGCCAAAGCGAGGTAGGCGAGCCAGTGCTTCCGCTCTTCCCGCAGGAAGAGATCGGCCGCCATCACCAGCAGGGCGACGCCCGCCATGGTGAACTCCGGGATGAAGAGTGAGAAGTCAACGTTCATAGGCCTGCGCTCAACCGATCAACCAGGGTATCCACGCCGCTGTTGATGACCTTCATAAGGGGCGAGGGCATCACGCCGACGATGATGAGGACGGCGACCAGCGTTCCGGCCGCGAAGCGCTCGCGAAGGTCGGCATCGCGCAGCCTCTCCCAGGACTTTGCCAGAGGGCCATAGAAGACCTTGGCTACCAGGCGCAGGATGTAGACGGCGGTGAGCATGGCGGCGATGATGCCGAGGACGCCTGCGACCGGATAGGTCTTGAAGGCCCCGGCGAAGACAAGGAACTCGGCGACGAAGCCGCTGGTGCCGGGCAGACCGAGGGAGGCAAGGCCCGCGACGATGAAGAAGGCGGCCACAAGCCCCATGCGCTTGGAGAGGCCTTGAAAGACACTTATATCCCTGGTGTGGGACTGCTCATAGAGGATGCCGACAAGGGCGAAGAAGAGAGCCGTCATGATGCCGTGGGAGAACATCTGCAAGACCGCGCCGCTCATGCCGACCTTGTCCATGGTGGCGATGCCCATGAGCACCAACCCCATGTGGCCGACGCTGGAATAGCCGATGACGAACTTGAGGTCCTTCTGCGTCATGGCGGCGAACGCCCCATAGACGACGTTGACGGTGGCGAGGACGATGAAGGCGGTCTGCCAGGAGTCGGCGCCGTCAGGAAAGAGCGTGAGGCCGACGCGGATGATGCCGTAGGCCCCCAGTTTCATAAGGACGCCCGCGTGGAGCATGCTGACGGCGGTGGGCGCGGCGACGTGGCCATCCGGCGACCAGGTGTGGAATGGCCAGAGGCCCGCGAGGACGCCGAAGCCGATCATAAGGAGCGGGAAGAAGTTCCGCTGGAAGTCCTTCGCGAACTCCACGTCTTGCAGCTTGAGCAAGTCGAAGCTGCCGATGTTCGCCTCGGCGTAAATGGCGACGAGGGCGACCCAGACAAGGATGCTGCCCGCCACCAGGAACAGCGTCAGCTTGAGAGCGCCGTACTCCTTGCGCGTGCTGCCCCAGACGGCGATGAGGAGGTACATCGGTAGGACGGCCAGCTCATAGAAGAAGAAGAGGAAGAAAAGATCAAGGGAGACGAAGGTGCCGTAGACCCCCGTGACGAGCACCATGAAGAGGATGAAATACTCCTTGAGGCGCTCCTTGATGCTCCAGGAGACAACGGCGCCCGTGAAAAAGACGATGCCCGTGAGGAGCACCATGGGCGCGGAGATGCCGTCTATGCCCAGGTGGAAGGAGATGCCGAGACTCCGCATCCACTCCCATTGCTCTTGAAACTGGTAGCCGCCTTTGCCGTAGTCATAGCCGGCGAAGGCGAGGATAGAGACGAAGAGTCCCAGCGCGCTGAAGGCGACGGAGACCCACCGGATGATGTGCGGCTTGGAGCCGGGCAACAGCAGAATCGCACCCGTCGCGACGGCGGGGATAAGAATGAGAGAGAGAAGCAAGAAGCCGTCCAGTGGAGTCCCCTTACGTGGTCGTAATAACGATCAGGATGATGGCCATGGCGGTGGCGGCGATGGTCCAGACATAGGCGGAGACAACGCCCGTTTCGTGATAGCGAAGAAGCTTCCCGCCCCAGACGGTCACTTGGCCCGGGCCGTTGACGCCGATATCGTTGACCACGCGCCTATCGAATCTGGCGATGATGGACGAGAAGACGAGCACCACACGGTCAACCAACCACTGGTAGAACCGATCGAAATAGAGCTTCTCCTCCAACAGTCGGTAGAAGGTCGGCAGGCGCGCCTGCACGTAGGAGAGAGGCAAGCCTGAGGGGGCATAGAAGAGGATGCGCCCCACGATGGCGGCGGAGAAGGCGACGGCAAGAGAGGTGGAGAAGACGATGGCGTGGAACTTGAACTCGTGCGGACCCTCGGGAGGGAAGAAGAGGAAGGAACCGAAACCCTCGTAATCGCCATACGGGATCGCCAGCATGCCAAGGCCCACCGCCGGGACCAGAAGGCCGACCATCGGCACTACCATCACGATCGGCGATTCGTGGGCGTGCCACGCCATATCCGAGCGCGCTTCGCCCCAGAAGACAAGGGCCACCATCCGCACAACGTAAAGGCCCGTCATGCCCACGGCCACGAGGGCGGCTGAGAACCACAAGGTCCCCCGATGCTCAAGGATGGCGAACATCGCCTCGTCCTTGCTCCAAAAGCCGCTCAAGGGAAAGATGCCGATAAGGGTGAGCGCGGCGAAGGCGAAGGTGAGATAGGTCACCGGCAAACGGTTCCCGAGGCCGCCCATCTTCCGTATGTCCTGCTCTTCGTGCATCGCGTGGATGATGCTCCCTGCGCCGAGGAAGAGAAGGGCCTTGAAGAAACCGTGGGTGAGGAGATGGAAGATGCCGGCTGTGAAGCCGAAGGAGCCCATCGCCAGCATCATGAAGCCGAGCTGGCTGATGGTGGAATAGGCCAGAACCTTTTTGAGGTCGTTCTGGACGAAAGCAAGCACCGCGCCGACGATGGCGGTGGCAAGCCCGATGTACGCGATGAGGTCCACGACCCCGGGCGTCAGCTCCAGCAGCGGCGCCATCCGCGCAACGAGGTAGACGCCCGCGGCCACCATCGTGGCGGCGTGGATGAGGGCGCTGACCGGCGTGGGGCCCTCCATGGCATCAGGGAGCCAGACGTGGAAGGGAACCTGTGCCGACTTGCCCATCGCGCCGATGAAGATAAGGGTTGCGGAGAGGTTCATCGCCGTATGGCTGATCTCCCCCGCGTGCGCCATCTCAAAGATAGCCGATAGCTCTAAGGTGCCCGTCACCTTGTAGAGCGTGAGGATGCCCGCCAGGAGGGCCACATCGGCGATGCGCGTGGTGACGAAGGCCTTCTTGGCCGCCTCCGCCGCCGAGTGCTTCTCATACCAGAAGCCGATGAGGAGATAGGAGCAGAGGCCCACCAGTTCCCAGGCGACGTAGAAGACGAGGAGGTTGTCCGCCAAGACGAGGGCGAGCATGGCGGCGGCGAAGAGGGAGTGGGCGGAGAAGTACCAGCCGATGCGCGGGTCGCCCTTCATATAGCCCAGGGAGAAGACTTGCACGGCCAGGGCGACTGAGGTCACCAGGCCCAGCATCACGATGGTGAGCTGGTCAATCGTCATGCCCAGGCGCAGGCGCGTCTCCCCGGCATCGAACCAGACGCGGGAGAAGCTGGACGGCCCGTTGCTTACCAGGTCGGACGTCACAGGCCAAAAGAGGGCGAAGGCGGCGGCGATGGCAGCGATGGCGATCCACGCGCCCTGGTTCGGCAGACGCCTGCCGCACAGGACAACCAGGCCGCACGCGCCGGCGCAGACGGCAGGCAAGAGCCAGGCCCATTCCATCCCTAGCGACACGTTGTTGCGTCCTTTCGCACGGAGCTGGTCACCATTTCATGAGATTGACGTCGTCCACGTTGACGCTGGCGCGGCTCTTGAAGAGCCGCAGGACGATGGCGAGCGCCAGGCCGACCTCCGCCGCGGCGACGGTGATGATGAAGATCGCGAAGATAAGCCCGGTCATCGCCTCCGGAGAGAGATAGACGGCAAAGGCGATGAGGTTGATATTGACGGCGTTCAGCATCAGCTCGATGGAGAGGAGGATCATGATGGCGTTGCGGCGCGCCAGCACCCCATACAGCCCGAGGCAAAAGAGGATGGCTGAGACAGCCAGAACGTATTCGAGCTCGATCATTTCTGGTCCCCCGGCTTCGCCATGACGATGGCGCCCACCAGGGCGACGAGGAGGAGGACGGAGGCCAGCTCGAAGGGGATGGCCCACTTGCTGAAGAGCGTCTCGCTGAGGTCGCGGAAGGCGGCGGGCTGAGGGTCAACGGAGGCGGGCCACTTGTTGGCGATGACCGTGGCGAGCAGGACGCCGAGAGCAGCCAGTCCCGTGACCGCCGCCATGGGCTTCTGGCGGTTGTCCAGGCTCTCGCCCGGCTCGCCGCGGCGGGTGAGCATGAGAGCGAAGAGAACGACGACGATGATGGCGCCGCCATAGATGAGGACCTGCACCAGGGCGAGGAAGGGCGAGAAGATGAGGACATAGATACCTGCGACGGCGAGGAGGCTCAGCAGGAGGAAGAGCGAGGCGTAGACGACGCTGCGGGAGATGACGGTCCCGATCCCGCCGATAACGGCGATCGCGGAGACGACGACGAACATCGCCAGCTCGACCACTACGCGCCCTCCTCTTTCTTGTCCCCGGCGCTGCCGACGACGATGCCCGCGCGCTTCTGGAAGTCCCGCCCCATGCGGAAGAGGTCTTCCTTCTTGGCGATGAGGCCGCCCCGGGTGATATCGCCCTCCTCGTGATAATCGGACATCAGGATAGCGTCAAAGTTGCAGACCTCCACGCAGATGCCGCAGAGGATGCAGCGCTCCATCTTGATCTGGAAGTTGTCCACGATCTTCTTGCGGGCGCTCTTGCCCTCTTTCGCCAGGGGGTTGTCCTTCATCGTGACTGTCATGCACTCTGTGGGGCAGTAGCGCATGCAGACCTGACAGCCAGTGCAGGCAGGCTCGTCCACGTTGTCATCCCACAGAAGAACGGGGAAGCCCAGATTGCGCTTGGAAAGGGTGATGTGCTCGCCGGGGTACTGCACCGTGACGGGCTTGCGGAGGGTGCGCTTCAACGTGACGCCCAGGGACTTGAGGAGGCCGATCATGCGACCACCTTCCCCTGGCGGACGCGCACCTTCGCCGTTTCGATGGTCGCCAGGCGGCTGACGCGCCGGCGCTGATAGGCGATGCCGATGGCGGCCAGCACTGCGAAGGAGATCGCGACCATCGTCCAATCGGGCCAATCGTAATAAAGGTAGAAGGCCGTGAGGATCATATTGACGAAGGCCAGGGGCAAAAGAACGACCCAGGCCAGCGACATCAGCTGGTCTATGCGCAGGCGCGGCACGGTGGCGCGGACCCAGAAGATCGCCAGCAGCACCAGGGAGGTCTTGAGCAGGAACCAGAAGGCCATCATCACGTCCTGGCCCCATCCGGAATCGGGCCCGGGGCCGCGCCAGCCGCCCAGGAAGAGGATCGTGGCCAGCACGGCGACGGCGAAGGTGTTGGCATACTCCGCCAGGGAGAACATGGACCAGTGCATGCCGCTGTATTCGACAAATGGCCCGCCGACGACTTCGGACTCGGCCACGGGGATATCAAATGGCGCGCGGGCGACTTCGGCGAGGCCCGCGATGAGAAAGAGGACGAGCGCGATGGGCTGCATGAAGGCGAACCAGAGGCCGTCCTGCTCCGCGACGATAACCTTGAGGTCCAGGGAGCCGGAAATCATGACGACGCCCAAGACGCCGACGACCAGAGGCAGCTCATAGCTGATGAGCTGCGCGGCGGAGCGCACAGCGCCAAGCATCGCGTACTT
Proteins encoded in this region:
- a CDS encoding 4Fe-4S dicluster domain-containing protein, encoding MIGLLKSLGVTLKRTLRKPVTVQYPGEHITLSKRNLGFPVLLWDDNVDEPACTGCQVCMRYCPTECMTVTMKDNPLAKEGKSARKKIVDNFQIKMERCILCGICVEVCNFDAILMSDYHEEGDITRGGLIAKKEDLFRMGRDFQKRAGIVVGSAGDKKEEGA
- the nuoH gene encoding NADH-quinone oxidoreductase subunit NuoH, giving the protein MTWADMGWLILAIVIFIGFITIVVLGLTYGERKIIARFQQRLGPTRTGPFGLLQPVADALKLLAKEDFIPGSVDRLSFWIAPIVVFVPAFIAWVTIPFTRDIVISNMEFGIFYILAVSGLSTAGLLMAGWGSFNKYAMLGAVRSAAQLISYELPLVVGVLGVVMISGSLDLKVIVAEQDGLWFAFMQPIALVLFLIAGLAEVARAPFDIPVAESEVVGGPFVEYSGMHWSMFSLAEYANTFAVAVLATILFLGGWRGPGPDSGWGQDVMMAFWFLLKTSLVLLAIFWVRATVPRLRIDQLMSLAWVVLLPLAFVNMILTAFYLYYDWPDWTMVAISFAVLAAIGIAYQRRRVSRLATIETAKVRVRQGKVVA
- the nuoK gene encoding NADH-quinone oxidoreductase subunit NuoK; the encoded protein is MIELEYVLAVSAILFCLGLYGVLARRNAIMILLSIELMLNAVNINLIAFAVYLSPEAMTGLIFAIFIITVAAAEVGLALAIVLRLFKSRASVNVDDVNLMKW
- the nuoL gene encoding NADH-quinone oxidoreductase subunit L translates to MSLGMEWAWLLPAVCAGACGLVVLCGRRLPNQGAWIAIAAIAAAFALFWPVTSDLVSNGPSSFSRVWFDAGETRLRLGMTIDQLTIVMLGLVTSVALAVQVFSLGYMKGDPRIGWYFSAHSLFAAAMLALVLADNLLVFYVAWELVGLCSYLLIGFWYEKHSAAEAAKKAFVTTRIADVALLAGILTLYKVTGTLELSAIFEMAHAGEISHTAMNLSATLIFIGAMGKSAQVPFHVWLPDAMEGPTPVSALIHAATMVAAGVYLVARMAPLLELTPGVVDLIAYIGLATAIVGAVLAFVQNDLKKVLAYSTISQLGFMMLAMGSFGFTAGIFHLLTHGFFKALLFLGAGSIIHAMHEEQDIRKMGGLGNRLPVTYLTFAFAALTLIGIFPLSGFWSKDEAMFAILEHRGTLWFSAALVAVGMTGLYVVRMVALVFWGEARSDMAWHAHESPIVMVVPMVGLLVPAVGLGMLAIPYGDYEGFGSFLFFPPEGPHEFKFHAIVFSTSLAVAFSAAIVGRILFYAPSGLPLSYVQARLPTFYRLLEEKLYFDRFYQWLVDRVVLVFSSIIARFDRRVVNDIGVNGPGQVTVWGGKLLRYHETGVVSAYVWTIAATAMAIILIVITTT
- a CDS encoding NADH-quinone oxidoreductase subunit J, whose product is MVELAMFVVVSAIAVIGGIGTVISRSVVYASLFLLLSLLAVAGIYVLIFSPFLALVQVLIYGGAIIVVVLFALMLTRRGEPGESLDNRQKPMAAVTGLAALGVLLATVIANKWPASVDPQPAAFRDLSETLFSKWAIPFELASVLLLVALVGAIVMAKPGDQK
- a CDS encoding NADH-quinone oxidoreductase subunit N, producing the protein MNVDFSLFIPEFTMAGVALLVMAADLFLREERKHWLAYLALAGILGAIATVFPVAGEDAEQYGGLFLIDRYAAFFKIFLLTAGASMVLASVEHVRVKLTHPGEFYGLLLFSILAMMAMVSAGELLTAYISLELFSFCLYILAGYNFTRPKSVEAGIKYILIGAFSSAMLLYGISLIYGATGTTVFAEIAAALDSGADSQIALVAGIVLVLVGFGFKVTAVPFHMWAPDVYEGAPTPVTGYLAVVSKAVSFALLLRLFSLAFGPALDDWRPIVAGLAAASILLGNLVATAQANIKRMLAYSSIGNAGYLLMGIAAFSPLAANGLVFHLIGYSAANFAVFACVIAYENLTGKELIDDFKGLAKRQPFLALVMSAGMFSLAGLPVFAGFATKFYLFTAAADAGLLWLVIIATLGSLVSLYYYLMVIKAIYMEEPAEGAPLRLTLPIGGVVAALGFATLFFGVYPGPMLTLIEQATRALGL
- a CDS encoding NADH-quinone oxidoreductase subunit M; the protein is MDGFLLLSLILIPAVATGAILLLPGSKPHIIRWVSVAFSALGLFVSILAFAGYDYGKGGYQFQEQWEWMRSLGISFHLGIDGISAPMVLLTGIVFFTGAVVSWSIKERLKEYFILFMVLVTGVYGTFVSLDLFFLFFFYELAVLPMYLLIAVWGSTRKEYGALKLTLFLVAGSILVWVALVAIYAEANIGSFDLLKLQDVEFAKDFQRNFFPLLMIGFGVLAGLWPFHTWSPDGHVAAPTAVSMLHAGVLMKLGAYGIIRVGLTLFPDGADSWQTAFIVLATVNVVYGAFAAMTQKDLKFVIGYSSVGHMGLVLMGIATMDKVGMSGAVLQMFSHGIMTALFFALVGILYEQSHTRDISVFQGLSKRMGLVAAFFIVAGLASLGLPGTSGFVAEFLVFAGAFKTYPVAGVLGIIAAMLTAVYILRLVAKVFYGPLAKSWERLRDADLRERFAAGTLVAVLIIVGVMPSPLMKVINSGVDTLVDRLSAGL